The following proteins are co-located in the Streptomyces sp. DT2A-34 genome:
- a CDS encoding alpha/beta fold hydrolase: MDKKTFSADGTSLAYEISGDGPAVILVSGAMSTGGTVAPLAVPLADRFRVVAYDRRGRGESGDTQPYAVEREVEDLAALIEAVGGEAALCGISSGGALVLEAAASGLPVRQVAVYEVPFADFLEGGAVQHSEYTAHLTEALAQGRRGDAVELFLRLTGMAEQMIRGARQSPMWAGMETVAPSLAYDNAVMGDGLVPRARLASITVPVLAVAGDASPAWMREASRAVAEAVPQGAYRSLEGQTHMVEPDVLGPVLAEFFGG; this comes from the coding sequence CCTCTCTCGCGTACGAGATCAGCGGTGACGGTCCGGCGGTGATCCTCGTCAGCGGCGCGATGTCCACGGGGGGCACGGTGGCGCCGCTGGCCGTGCCTCTGGCGGACCGCTTCAGGGTGGTCGCGTACGACCGTCGAGGGCGTGGCGAGAGCGGGGACACGCAGCCGTACGCGGTGGAGCGCGAGGTCGAGGACCTTGCCGCGCTGATCGAGGCGGTGGGCGGCGAGGCGGCGCTGTGCGGCATCTCGTCGGGCGGTGCGCTGGTGTTGGAGGCGGCGGCGAGCGGTCTTCCGGTGCGTCAGGTCGCCGTGTACGAGGTGCCGTTCGCCGACTTTCTGGAGGGCGGTGCCGTACAGCACTCCGAGTACACCGCGCACCTGACCGAGGCGCTCGCGCAGGGTCGGCGCGGGGATGCCGTCGAGCTGTTCCTGCGGCTGACCGGGATGGCGGAGCAGATGATCCGGGGTGCCCGCCAGTCCCCCATGTGGGCCGGCATGGAGACGGTCGCGCCGAGCCTCGCCTACGACAACGCCGTGATGGGCGACGGGCTGGTGCCCCGGGCGCGGCTCGCCTCGATCACGGTCCCCGTACTGGCCGTGGCGGGCGACGCGAGCCCTGCCTGGATGCGCGAGGCATCGCGGGCGGTCGCGGAGGCGGTGCCCCAGGGGGCGTATCGGAGCCTGGAGGGACAGACCCACATGGTCGAGCCGGACGTCCTGGGGCCGGTGCTGGCGGAGTTCTTCGGGGGGTGA